A genome region from Megalobrama amblycephala isolate DHTTF-2021 linkage group LG16, ASM1881202v1, whole genome shotgun sequence includes the following:
- the or55d1 gene encoding odorant receptor 114-1 isoform X3, whose amino-acid sequence MDDRTFNFSHKELYLIGFTDLQEYRRYLFIPFLTIFAFTLFANSIIILVIVKESKLHAPMYILIGLIATLGFIQPIFLVPRMLISFLFGRNMIYKDECLVQMFCLHMAGCFQSSILFLMAVDRFFAIIFPLQYHDYVNVKTSLIICLSFFFRNLLCVVSMVGLIGPLYFCKSNMIYHCVCEHTSVVNLACGDVSKNHIAGTIAFIMVSCDCAFVICSYVVIFVIIIRSPSGESRQKAILTCSTHLMVLAVAFFCVVVAFVGYRVPTIPRDIRVLSTLSYHLIPNCFNPVIYGIRTKEIRVQIVKLLSSNKVESY is encoded by the coding sequence ATGGATGACAGAACATTCAACTTCTCTCATAAGGAACTCTACTTGATTGGATTCACGGATCTCCAAGAGTATCGGCGATACCTTTTCATTCCTTTTCTCACAATCTTTGCTTTCACGTTGTTTGCAAACTCCATTATAATTCTGGTGATTGTAAAAGAAAGCAAGTTACATGCACCCATGTACATTCTGATCGGGTTAATTGCAACTCTCGGCTTTATACAGCCAATATTTCTTGTTCCAAGAATGTTAATCAGTTTTCTGTTTGGCAGAAATATGATTTACAAAGATGAATGTCTTGTTCAAATGTTTTGTCTGCATATGGCAGGTTGTTTCCAGTCGTCAATTTTGTTTTTGATGGCAGTCGACAGATTTTTTGCCATTATTTTTCCCTTACAGTACCATGACTATGTAAACGTTAAAACATCATTAATAATCtgtttgtccttttttttccgtaacttgctTTGTGTTGTTTCGATGGTCGGCCTGATTGGGCCactatatttttgtaaatcaaATATGATTTATCATTGTGTTTGTGAGCATACATCAGTTGTTAATTTAGCCTGTGGTGATGTGAGTAAGAACCATATAGCTGGAACAATCGCTTTCATCATGGTATCATGTGATTGTGCATTTGTAATCTGCTCTTACgttgttatttttgtcattataaTTCGCTCTCCTTCTGGTGAGTCACGCCAAAAAGCTATCTTGACATGTAGCACACATTTAATGGTATTAGCGGTGGCATTTTTCTGTGTTGTTGTTGCATTTGTTGGGTACAGGGTGCCTACCATACCTAGAGATATCCGTGTGTTAAGTACCTTGTCATATCATCTTATTCCGAACTGCTTTAACCCAGTAATCTATGGAATAAGAACAAAGGAAATCAGAGTTCAGATTGTTAAATTATTATCTTCTAATAAGGTTGAATCATATTAA
- the or55d1 gene encoding odorant receptor 114-1 isoform X2 produces MQQTLIQGMDDRTFNFSHKELYLIGFTDLQEYRRYLFIPFLTIFAFTLFANSIIILVIVKESKLHAPMYILIGLIATLGFIQPIFLVPRMLISFLFGRNMIYKDECLVQMFCLHMAGCFQSSILFLMAVDRFFAIIFPLQYHDYVNVKTSLIICLSFFFRNLLCVVSMVGLIGPLYFCKSNMIYHCVCEHTSVVNLACGDVSKNHIAGTIAFIMVSCDCAFVICSYVVIFVIIIRSPSGESRQKAILTCSTHLMVLAVAFFCVVVAFVGYRVPTIPRDIRVLSTLSYHLIPNCFNPVIYGIRTKEIRVQIVKLLSSNKVESY; encoded by the exons ATGCAA CAAACTTTGATCCAAGGAATGGATGACAGAACATTCAACTTCTCTCATAAGGAACTCTACTTGATTGGATTCACGGATCTCCAAGAGTATCGGCGATACCTTTTCATTCCTTTTCTCACAATCTTTGCTTTCACGTTGTTTGCAAACTCCATTATAATTCTGGTGATTGTAAAAGAAAGCAAGTTACATGCACCCATGTACATTCTGATCGGGTTAATTGCAACTCTCGGCTTTATACAGCCAATATTTCTTGTTCCAAGAATGTTAATCAGTTTTCTGTTTGGCAGAAATATGATTTACAAAGATGAATGTCTTGTTCAAATGTTTTGTCTGCATATGGCAGGTTGTTTCCAGTCGTCAATTTTGTTTTTGATGGCAGTCGACAGATTTTTTGCCATTATTTTTCCCTTACAGTACCATGACTATGTAAACGTTAAAACATCATTAATAATCtgtttgtccttttttttccgtaacttgctTTGTGTTGTTTCGATGGTCGGCCTGATTGGGCCactatatttttgtaaatcaaATATGATTTATCATTGTGTTTGTGAGCATACATCAGTTGTTAATTTAGCCTGTGGTGATGTGAGTAAGAACCATATAGCTGGAACAATCGCTTTCATCATGGTATCATGTGATTGTGCATTTGTAATCTGCTCTTACgttgttatttttgtcattataaTTCGCTCTCCTTCTGGTGAGTCACGCCAAAAAGCTATCTTGACATGTAGCACACATTTAATGGTATTAGCGGTGGCATTTTTCTGTGTTGTTGTTGCATTTGTTGGGTACAGGGTGCCTACCATACCTAGAGATATCCGTGTGTTAAGTACCTTGTCATATCATCTTATTCCGAACTGCTTTAACCCAGTAATCTATGGAATAAGAACAAAGGAAATCAGAGTTCAGATTGTTAAATTATTATCTTCTAATAAGGTTGAATCATATTAA
- the or55d1 gene encoding odorant receptor 114-1 isoform X1, which translates to MSSKQTLIQGMDDRTFNFSHKELYLIGFTDLQEYRRYLFIPFLTIFAFTLFANSIIILVIVKESKLHAPMYILIGLIATLGFIQPIFLVPRMLISFLFGRNMIYKDECLVQMFCLHMAGCFQSSILFLMAVDRFFAIIFPLQYHDYVNVKTSLIICLSFFFRNLLCVVSMVGLIGPLYFCKSNMIYHCVCEHTSVVNLACGDVSKNHIAGTIAFIMVSCDCAFVICSYVVIFVIIIRSPSGESRQKAILTCSTHLMVLAVAFFCVVVAFVGYRVPTIPRDIRVLSTLSYHLIPNCFNPVIYGIRTKEIRVQIVKLLSSNKVESY; encoded by the coding sequence ATGTCTTCAAAGCAAACTTTGATCCAAGGAATGGATGACAGAACATTCAACTTCTCTCATAAGGAACTCTACTTGATTGGATTCACGGATCTCCAAGAGTATCGGCGATACCTTTTCATTCCTTTTCTCACAATCTTTGCTTTCACGTTGTTTGCAAACTCCATTATAATTCTGGTGATTGTAAAAGAAAGCAAGTTACATGCACCCATGTACATTCTGATCGGGTTAATTGCAACTCTCGGCTTTATACAGCCAATATTTCTTGTTCCAAGAATGTTAATCAGTTTTCTGTTTGGCAGAAATATGATTTACAAAGATGAATGTCTTGTTCAAATGTTTTGTCTGCATATGGCAGGTTGTTTCCAGTCGTCAATTTTGTTTTTGATGGCAGTCGACAGATTTTTTGCCATTATTTTTCCCTTACAGTACCATGACTATGTAAACGTTAAAACATCATTAATAATCtgtttgtccttttttttccgtaacttgctTTGTGTTGTTTCGATGGTCGGCCTGATTGGGCCactatatttttgtaaatcaaATATGATTTATCATTGTGTTTGTGAGCATACATCAGTTGTTAATTTAGCCTGTGGTGATGTGAGTAAGAACCATATAGCTGGAACAATCGCTTTCATCATGGTATCATGTGATTGTGCATTTGTAATCTGCTCTTACgttgttatttttgtcattataaTTCGCTCTCCTTCTGGTGAGTCACGCCAAAAAGCTATCTTGACATGTAGCACACATTTAATGGTATTAGCGGTGGCATTTTTCTGTGTTGTTGTTGCATTTGTTGGGTACAGGGTGCCTACCATACCTAGAGATATCCGTGTGTTAAGTACCTTGTCATATCATCTTATTCCGAACTGCTTTAACCCAGTAATCTATGGAATAAGAACAAAGGAAATCAGAGTTCAGATTGTTAAATTATTATCTTCTAATAAGGTTGAATCATATTAA